CTTCCCCAGATATCGTTGACAAGTATGTCCAGTCTGCCATATTCCGCTTCGATTTGATCAATAAGGGCTTTTACCTGATCATATTCCAGATGGTCAACCTTCATCGCAATTCCAGTACCACCCAGTTCATTAACCAGTTCCGCTGTTTCTTCAATCGTCTCCGGTCGCCCATATTCAGAAGTTTCGTTACGTGTCGTGCGGCCGGTAACGATAACCGTTGCCCCTGCAGCACCAAGTTCCATTGCAATGCCGCGTCCTGCCCCCCTTGTTCCTCCTGCTACCAGAGCCACTCTCCCTGCTAAAGAATTCATTTCACTCCACTTCCCCTCGTTAATAATAAAAAAGCATGATACCACAATTGGTGTCATGCTGAAGTATTTCCTAGCGGTTTAGTAGTTTTGCTTTTCGGTTATTTAAATTTAGTCTCTAATTATTCCAGAAATCGAGCCTTTAATAACCTCTTTTCCTATTTGGTTCGTAAATACCGACTTCATTGCGACCTTTTTAAACCCATCAGCCTGTTCAACATAAGTAATAGTTAATTCACATGTAATTGTATCACCGGTAAATACCGGTCGGACAAATTCATTATTAATCTCTCTGGCGATGTAGTTTAAATCACCGCCAATCTTTGTTGCGATACTTGCCGTAAATAGCCCCTGTACCATTATTCGGCCGTTTTCATCAGGTTCCACATGATGCTTTCCCTGATCGCCGGAAATACGGCCAAACTCCAGAACTTCTTCCTTTGTGAACGTTCTTTCCCATGTAAAAACATCACCATTTTTAATCAATTATCTTCCCCCTTTGAATATTACTTTCGACAAATTAAGGGGAGATTCCTTTATTAATACTTATCAATCGTCACGCCCAACACAGAAGCCCTGACAAATTCCATATCCTGAAAGCGCTCCAATTCACTAGGTGTCCCGGTTACCACCGCTCCGCTGATAGTAGTATCTTCTTTCGCATTTTTGTCGTACGGGAATTTTTCTGACACCGGGAACCCATACGCATCTTCCCCACGTTTTACTTTATCCTTATCATACTCCCATTCTTCCTCTAATTGTTTCAGTTCCTTTTCAATTGTTTTATTGAGCCATAACCAGTCCACACTCTCATAACCAAGCAATTCTCCCAATTCTTCCTGAGTTTTAGGTTCTTTGAAGGAAAGTGCTACTTCAACCAGTGTGTTCTCATCCAGACCGGTGGCAATTTCCAGTTCCTGTGGCAAAATATTATAGCTGACTCCCGGAAAATAAAAGTCAATTTCACGCTCATTATTAAACTTGTTATAACGAACAACCCTTTTATCCCCATTAGTTAATTTGGACATTTCCATCATCCCGCTGCCCTGATCAATTACCTCAACATCGCCAATAGCCGGATATTTTTTTGTCACGGTGTCCCAGAC
The genomic region above belongs to Virgibacillus doumboii and contains:
- a CDS encoding MaoC/PaaZ C-terminal domain-containing protein, with the protein product MIKNGDVFTWERTFTKEEVLEFGRISGDQGKHHVEPDENGRIMVQGLFTASIATKIGGDLNYIAREINNEFVRPVFTGDTITCELTITYVEQADGFKKVAMKSVFTNQIGKEVIKGSISGIIRD